Proteins co-encoded in one Actinobacillus succinogenes 130Z genomic window:
- the ansB gene encoding L-asparaginase 2: MQMKQLTLATLLAFSAFSASAADLPNLTVLATGGTIAGSGESEVSSAYQAGQLNIDTLLNAVPEIKSLANVKGEQVVKIGSQDMSDDIWLKLARTINGQCGGTDGFVITHGTDTMEETAYFLDMTVKCEKPVVMVGAMRPATEKSADGPLNLYNAVVVAKDKKSSGRGVLVAMNDEVLGARDVTKTSTTSVQTFRSPNFGTLGYVHNSKVDYERSPESKHTIDTPFNVDHLEKLPKVGIVYAYANMPTEPLKALLDAGYEGIVVAGVGNGNMNKANLDLLAEAAKNGVTVVRSSRVPTGYTTRDAEVDDSQYGFIASGTLNPQKARVLLQLALTRTKDAVQIQQYFEDF; this comes from the coding sequence ATGCAAATGAAACAATTAACCTTAGCAACCTTATTGGCCTTCTCGGCGTTTTCCGCTTCCGCCGCAGATTTGCCTAATCTGACCGTGCTCGCTACCGGCGGCACCATCGCCGGCAGCGGTGAAAGCGAAGTAAGTTCCGCTTATCAGGCGGGTCAGTTGAATATCGACACTTTATTAAACGCCGTGCCGGAAATCAAATCGCTGGCAAACGTGAAAGGCGAACAGGTGGTGAAAATCGGTTCGCAGGATATGAGCGACGATATCTGGCTGAAACTGGCGCGTACCATTAACGGTCAATGCGGCGGTACCGACGGTTTTGTGATTACTCACGGCACGGACACCATGGAAGAAACCGCTTATTTCCTCGACATGACGGTGAAATGCGAAAAACCGGTGGTCATGGTGGGCGCAATGCGTCCGGCAACGGAGAAAAGTGCGGACGGCCCGTTGAATCTTTATAACGCCGTGGTGGTGGCGAAAGATAAAAAATCTTCCGGTCGCGGTGTATTGGTGGCGATGAATGACGAAGTGCTGGGGGCGCGTGATGTCACCAAAACCAGCACAACTTCCGTGCAAACTTTCCGTTCACCGAATTTCGGTACTTTAGGTTATGTACATAACAGTAAAGTGGATTACGAACGTTCGCCGGAAAGCAAGCATACTATCGACACGCCGTTTAATGTGGATCATTTGGAAAAACTGCCGAAAGTGGGTATTGTTTACGCTTATGCCAATATGCCGACGGAACCGTTGAAAGCGTTGCTTGATGCGGGTTATGAAGGTATCGTGGTCGCCGGCGTGGGCAACGGCAATATGAATAAAGCGAATCTGGATTTGTTGGCGGAAGCCGCTAAGAACGGCGTAACGGTGGTGCGTTCCTCCCGCGTACCGACAGGTTACACCACCCGAGATGCGGAAGTGGACGACAGCCAATACGGCTTTATTGCCTCCGGTACGTTGAATCCGCAAAAAGCCCGCGTGTTATTGCAGTTAGCGTTAACCAGAACCAAAGACGCGGTACAAATTCAGCAGTATTTCGAAGATTTCTGA
- a CDS encoding LysR family transcriptional regulator produces MENTKRLLIFNEVIKKGSMSRAAESLGMTASAVSQHLQNLEAYYGLKLLNRNTRRLELTESGRILWQQASKLADVMTETHEKMTALKAKPSGMVRLSLPTGLVRTKEIRALLKTVEQNLPDIQLVLLAEDTMAQLQHSTADIAIRAGDISDSPDNVVYRLAEWSLCIAASPDYLTRTPINQPADLLTAHWLNHSDFILLNAFEALNLPKCLPEHRTECPNASASAYYLASEGMGLTFILSGELQVFAENHRLQQVLPNTTLPGKRISAVVANAAQSAKNVAVLNILKEVFRN; encoded by the coding sequence ATGGAAAATACAAAACGTCTGTTAATTTTCAATGAAGTCATCAAAAAAGGCAGTATGAGCCGTGCTGCAGAAAGTTTAGGCATGACGGCAAGTGCGGTTAGTCAGCATTTGCAAAATCTGGAAGCCTATTACGGGTTGAAATTGCTCAATCGCAATACTCGCCGTTTAGAACTGACCGAATCGGGCAGAATTTTATGGCAACAGGCTTCAAAACTGGCGGACGTGATGACGGAAACGCACGAAAAAATGACCGCACTTAAAGCCAAACCTAGCGGTATGGTGCGCCTTTCTTTACCCACTGGGTTGGTGCGAACCAAAGAAATTCGAGCTTTATTGAAGACGGTGGAACAGAATTTGCCCGATATTCAGCTTGTCTTGCTCGCCGAAGATACTATGGCTCAATTACAACACAGCACGGCGGACATCGCTATCCGGGCGGGCGACATCAGCGATTCGCCCGATAATGTGGTGTATCGCTTAGCGGAATGGTCGTTGTGTATCGCCGCTTCGCCGGATTATTTGACAAGAACCCCCATCAATCAACCTGCGGATTTACTTACCGCCCACTGGCTTAACCACAGCGATTTCATATTGCTCAACGCTTTTGAAGCCTTGAACCTGCCGAAATGCCTGCCCGAACACCGTACCGAATGCCCGAATGCATCGGCGAGCGCTTATTACTTGGCAAGCGAAGGAATGGGGCTGACTTTTATACTTAGCGGCGAATTACAAGTTTTCGCCGAAAATCACCGGTTGCAACAAGTACTGCCGAATACAACATTACCCGGCAAACGCATTTCCGCCGTAGTGGCAAACGCCGCGCAGTCGGCGAAAAATGTGGCTGTATTGAATATATTGAAAGAAGTATTTAGAAATTAA
- a CDS encoding alpha/beta fold hydrolase yields the protein MKFKTVLACALLMSSFAFAQEPVRYFGQSEQGYRASQPYGVNEKAGHYAQSADAEIWYEIYGKGEPVVVLHGGMVGSVAEMGEFIDELAKTKQVIAISTRGHGKSFAGGNQSYPQKAEDVLAVLNAAKVQGKVSLLGFSDGGYTALFFGANYPERTAKIVAIGAGEWKKGFVQGTRNPNMTFQDLEKLDRTFWAQQAGIRPEPAKTADWFDSLNETYNHTGVEADVFQKIMAPTLFVVGEKDTNAPLDTVLSAYKMTKNAQLSVIPNANHPVFAENFQAVWTAVKPFLDTK from the coding sequence ATGAAATTTAAAACCGTTTTAGCCTGCGCATTATTGATGAGTTCTTTTGCTTTCGCCCAAGAACCCGTGCGCTATTTCGGACAGAGCGAGCAAGGTTATCGGGCCTCGCAACCTTACGGCGTAAATGAAAAAGCGGGGCATTACGCCCAATCGGCGGACGCCGAAATTTGGTATGAAATCTACGGTAAAGGCGAACCTGTGGTAGTGTTGCACGGCGGCATGGTCGGTTCGGTGGCGGAAATGGGCGAATTTATCGATGAATTGGCGAAAACCAAGCAAGTGATTGCCATCAGTACCCGCGGACATGGTAAATCCTTTGCCGGCGGTAATCAAAGCTATCCGCAAAAAGCCGAAGATGTGTTAGCCGTATTAAATGCCGCCAAAGTTCAAGGCAAAGTCAGTTTGCTCGGGTTTAGCGACGGCGGCTATACGGCGTTATTTTTCGGTGCAAACTATCCTGAACGTACGGCAAAAATCGTTGCCATCGGTGCGGGCGAATGGAAAAAAGGCTTTGTGCAAGGCACTCGTAACCCGAATATGACCTTTCAAGACTTGGAAAAACTTGACCGCACTTTTTGGGCGCAGCAAGCCGGAATCCGTCCTGAACCTGCCAAAACCGCCGACTGGTTCGACAGCCTTAATGAAACCTACAATCACACCGGCGTAGAAGCGGACGTGTTCCAAAAAATCATGGCGCCGACCTTATTTGTGGTGGGCGAAAAAGATACCAATGCGCCGTTGGATACGGTGTTAAGTGCATATAAAATGACGAAAAACGCCCAACTTTCGGTGATTCCAAATGCTAACCACCCGGTTTTTGCGGAGAATTTCCAAGCCGTATGGACGGCGGTAAAACCGTTCTTAGATACGAAATAA
- the aspA gene encoding aspartate ammonia-lyase has product MKNVRVEVDLLGEREVSNDVYWGIHTLRAVENFNISDHCISDVPEFVRGMVMVKKATAMANGELGAIPKKVSKAIVQACDEILLNGRCMDQFPSDVYQGGAGTSVNMNTNEVVANLALEILGHQKGEYDIIDPMDHVNASQSTNDAYPTGFRIAVYNSIMHLIEKIEYLQQGFDKKAEEFANVLKMGRTQLQDAVPMTVGQEFKAFAILLEEEAKNLKDTAELLLEVNLGATAIGTGLNTPEGYRELAVKCLSEVTGLPCVGSENLIEATSDCGSYVMVHGALKRSAVKISKVCNDLRLLSSGPRAGLNEINLPELQAGSSIMPAKVNPVVPEVVNQVCFKVIGNDTTVTFAAEAGQLQLNVMEPVIGQAMFESIDILANACVNLRDKCIDGITVNKEICENYVFNSIGIVTYLNPFIGHHNGDIVGKICAQTGRSVRDVVLEKGLLTEAQLDDILSVENLMKPTYKAARFTDEE; this is encoded by the coding sequence ATGAAAAACGTACGTGTTGAAGTGGATTTATTAGGCGAACGCGAAGTATCGAATGATGTGTATTGGGGGATTCATACATTAAGAGCGGTGGAAAATTTCAATATTTCCGATCATTGCATTTCCGACGTACCGGAATTCGTACGCGGTATGGTGATGGTGAAAAAAGCGACGGCGATGGCCAACGGCGAATTAGGTGCGATTCCGAAAAAAGTCTCCAAAGCTATCGTTCAGGCTTGTGATGAAATCCTGTTGAACGGACGTTGCATGGATCAGTTCCCGTCCGATGTTTATCAAGGCGGCGCAGGTACTTCCGTGAATATGAATACCAACGAAGTCGTAGCCAATTTAGCCTTAGAAATTTTAGGTCATCAAAAAGGCGAATACGATATTATCGACCCGATGGATCACGTGAACGCCAGCCAGTCTACCAACGATGCCTACCCGACCGGATTCCGTATCGCCGTGTACAACAGTATTATGCATCTGATTGAAAAAATCGAATATTTGCAACAAGGTTTCGACAAAAAAGCGGAAGAATTCGCCAATGTGTTGAAAATGGGGCGTACTCAGTTACAAGACGCCGTACCGATGACCGTGGGACAAGAATTCAAAGCCTTTGCGATTCTGCTTGAAGAAGAAGCGAAAAATTTAAAAGATACGGCGGAATTATTGCTGGAAGTCAACTTAGGTGCGACGGCAATCGGAACCGGTTTGAATACCCCGGAAGGTTACCGCGAATTGGCGGTGAAATGTTTATCCGAAGTAACCGGTTTGCCTTGCGTCGGTTCCGAAAATCTGATTGAAGCCACTTCCGACTGCGGTTCTTATGTAATGGTGCACGGCGCGCTGAAACGAAGCGCGGTCAAAATTTCGAAAGTTTGTAACGACTTACGTCTGCTGTCATCCGGTCCGCGAGCAGGATTGAACGAGATCAATCTGCCCGAATTGCAAGCCGGTTCTTCCATCATGCCGGCAAAAGTAAATCCGGTTGTGCCCGAAGTGGTAAACCAAGTGTGCTTTAAAGTGATCGGTAACGATACGACCGTAACTTTTGCCGCCGAAGCCGGCCAGTTACAGTTAAACGTAATGGAACCGGTAATCGGTCAAGCGATGTTCGAATCTATCGATATTCTCGCTAACGCATGTGTGAATTTGCGTGATAAATGTATCGACGGTATCACCGTAAACAAAGAAATCTGTGAAAATTACGTGTTTAACTCTATCGGTATCGTGACCTATCTGAATCCGTTTATCGGCCACCATAACGGCGATATTGTGGGTAAAATCTGCGCACAAACCGGTCGCAGCGTACGAGATGTAGTACTGGAAAAAGGCTTACTGACCGAGGCGCAGTTAGATGATATTTTATCCGTTGAAAACCTGATGAAACCGACCTATAAAGCGGCGCGTTTTACCGACGAAGAATAA
- a CDS encoding tautomerase family protein — MPHISIKCYPKGLNAQELQRFADDLTAFVSERLHTPEEWITIDYQEMPADEWKEKVYDAEVKPNGKHFLRRPHYEL, encoded by the coding sequence ATGCCGCATATTTCGATTAAATGTTATCCCAAAGGGTTGAACGCACAGGAATTGCAACGTTTTGCCGATGACTTAACGGCGTTTGTCAGCGAACGTCTGCATACGCCTGAAGAGTGGATTACCATTGATTATCAGGAAATGCCTGCTGATGAATGGAAGGAAAAAGTTTATGATGCGGAAGTTAAACCGAACGGCAAACATTTTTTACGCCGACCGCATTATGAATTATAA
- a CDS encoding YdcH family protein translates to MFPEFRDLITKLKTEDAHFARLFERHNELDHKVKNIEDHIEMGTPSEVEMLKKEKLQLKDAMYAILKKAS, encoded by the coding sequence ATGTTTCCGGAATTCCGTGATTTAATTACCAAACTAAAAACCGAAGATGCGCATTTTGCCCGCTTATTTGAAAGACACAACGAGCTGGATCACAAAGTCAAAAACATCGAAGACCATATCGAGATGGGAACGCCGAGCGAAGTGGAAATGCTCAAGAAGGAAAAACTTCAGTTGAAAGACGCCATGTACGCCATCTTGAAAAAAGCTTCATAA
- a CDS encoding endonuclease/exonuclease/phosphatase family protein, producing MKKRTFFLIITLLFGGGTMFLTKNLTLYQTPEVLFRHPQGQPFEKEKDKNITRWQCYRNPLAEPVAKREFRLLSWNIHKGADNGWRRDLLNLVQDKQFVFLQEATTLQHIPQTLPRFKTMLHTLAFQFRHQQSGVLNLSDLSAERYCINAQPEPWLRLPKVMAAMQFAVENRSLLIVNVHLVNFEWKTTAYQYQLETLKQLVAQHHGAVVLTGDFNAWSKNRNAQLQALIRSLGLTAVHFSPDERIKAFGYPLDNIFIRGVTVHSAQSTALRSSDHNPVELHFSLE from the coding sequence ATGAAAAAACGCACATTTTTTTTAATTATTACGCTTTTATTCGGCGGCGGTACTATGTTTTTAACCAAAAATCTGACCCTTTATCAAACACCGGAAGTATTATTCCGGCACCCGCAGGGACAGCCATTTGAAAAAGAGAAAGATAAGAATATTACCCGCTGGCAGTGTTATCGCAATCCGCTGGCGGAACCCGTGGCAAAACGCGAATTCCGCCTGCTTAGTTGGAATATTCACAAAGGTGCGGATAACGGATGGCGCAGGGACTTACTTAATCTGGTGCAAGACAAACAATTCGTTTTTCTGCAGGAAGCCACCACTTTACAGCATATTCCGCAAACATTACCCCGGTTTAAAACCATGTTACACACACTGGCGTTTCAGTTTCGTCACCAGCAATCGGGCGTATTGAATCTATCCGATTTGAGCGCCGAACGTTATTGTATCAATGCGCAACCCGAGCCTTGGCTGCGGCTGCCGAAAGTGATGGCGGCAATGCAGTTTGCGGTGGAAAACCGGTCTCTGCTCATCGTGAACGTGCATTTGGTCAATTTCGAATGGAAAACCACGGCTTACCAATACCAGTTGGAAACCTTAAAACAATTAGTAGCGCAACATCACGGCGCCGTAGTGTTAACGGGCGATTTCAATGCATGGAGCAAAAACCGCAACGCACAGTTACAGGCACTCATCCGTTCCTTAGGCTTAACCGCCGTGCACTTTTCGCCGGATGAACGGATTAAAGCCTTCGGTTATCCGTTAGACAATATTTTTATCCGCGGTGTCACCGTACATTCCGCGCAAAGCACGGCGTTACGCAGTTCCGACCATAATCCGGTAGAACTGCATTTTTCTTTGGAGTAA
- a CDS encoding anaerobic C4-dicarboxylate transporter, whose protein sequence is MTAMFIIQFAIVLLCILMGARVGGIGLGVFGGLGLAILSFGFGLKPAGLPIDVMFMIMAVVAAAASMQAAGGLDYMIKIATNILRRNPKYITFMAPAVTWTFTVLAGTGHVAYSVLPVIAEVSRHNGIRPERPLSMAVIASQFAIVASPIAAAVVAVVAYLEPQGITLGNVLSVTIPATVLGLGLACIFVNKMGKELKDDPEYQKRLQDPEYVKSIHADSNPEEVEITAGAKVSVSLFLLGALLVVLMGAIPSLRPVFDGKPMGMAHTIEIVMLSIGALIIFFCKPDGTAITKGSVFHAGMRAVIAIFGIAWLGDTLMQAHMSEVKEMVSELVNTAPWAFAFALFALSVLVNSQGATVATLFPLGIGLGIPAPVLIGVFVAVNGYFFIPNYGPIIASIDFDTTGTTRIGKYIFNHSFMIPGLLSMFFSICLGLLFANLFI, encoded by the coding sequence ATGACTGCAATGTTTATTATCCAATTTGCCATCGTATTGCTCTGTATCCTGATGGGTGCAAGGGTCGGTGGTATAGGTTTAGGCGTATTCGGCGGTTTGGGTCTGGCTATCCTATCTTTCGGATTCGGACTGAAACCCGCCGGTTTGCCGATTGACGTAATGTTTATGATTATGGCGGTGGTTGCCGCCGCAGCTTCTATGCAAGCGGCGGGCGGTTTGGATTACATGATCAAAATCGCCACCAACATTCTGCGCCGTAATCCGAAATATATCACCTTTATGGCACCCGCGGTAACCTGGACATTCACGGTATTGGCGGGAACCGGCCACGTAGCTTATTCCGTACTGCCGGTTATTGCGGAAGTCAGCCGCCACAACGGTATTCGCCCGGAACGTCCGCTTTCGATGGCGGTTATCGCTTCGCAATTCGCCATTGTTGCCAGTCCGATTGCCGCCGCAGTGGTTGCCGTGGTCGCATATCTCGAACCGCAAGGCATTACTTTAGGTAACGTACTTTCCGTGACTATTCCGGCAACCGTACTCGGTTTGGGTCTCGCCTGTATTTTCGTGAACAAAATGGGTAAAGAACTGAAAGACGATCCGGAATATCAAAAACGTTTGCAAGATCCGGAATACGTAAAATCCATTCATGCGGACAGCAATCCTGAAGAAGTCGAAATCACCGCCGGCGCTAAAGTTTCCGTCTCCTTATTCTTATTGGGCGCATTACTGGTCGTATTAATGGGGGCGATTCCGTCACTGCGTCCGGTGTTCGACGGTAAACCAATGGGCATGGCGCATACTATCGAAATCGTCATGCTTTCAATCGGCGCGCTCATCATTTTCTTCTGCAAACCGGACGGCACCGCCATTACCAAAGGTTCCGTATTCCATGCCGGTATGCGTGCGGTTATCGCCATCTTCGGTATCGCATGGTTAGGCGACACCTTAATGCAGGCTCACATGAGCGAAGTAAAAGAAATGGTATCCGAATTGGTCAACACCGCACCATGGGCGTTCGCCTTCGCCTTATTCGCATTATCCGTGCTGGTAAACAGCCAAGGGGCGACGGTTGCCACATTGTTCCCGCTCGGTATCGGCTTGGGCATTCCGGCACCGGTGCTTATCGGGGTGTTTGTAGCGGTCAACGGTTACTTCTTTATTCCGAACTATGGTCCGATTATCGCCTCTATCGACTTTGATACTACCGGCACCACCCGTATCGGTAAATACATTTTCAACCACAGCTTTATGATTCCGGGCTTACTCAGCATGTTCTTCAGTATTTGTTTGGGTTTGTTATTTGCGAATCTGTTTATCTAA
- the trmL gene encoding tRNA (uridine(34)/cytosine(34)/5-carboxymethylaminomethyluridine(34)-2'-O)-methyltransferase TrmL gives MLDIVLYEPEIPQNTGNIIRLCANTGFRLHLIEPLGFTWDDKRLRRSGLDYHEFAEIKRHKTFERFIESEKPKRLFALTTKGGPAHSEVRFESGDFLMFGPETRGIPMSILDNMPMERKIRIPMTANSRSMNLSNSVAVAVYEAWRQLGYQGAVNLTR, from the coding sequence ATGTTAGATATTGTTTTATACGAACCTGAAATCCCGCAAAATACCGGCAATATTATCCGTTTGTGCGCCAATACCGGTTTTCGCCTGCATCTAATCGAACCGCTCGGGTTTACTTGGGATGACAAACGTCTGCGTCGGTCCGGTTTGGATTACCATGAATTCGCCGAAATCAAACGGCATAAAACGTTCGAGCGGTTTATTGAAAGTGAAAAACCGAAACGTTTATTCGCTCTTACCACCAAAGGCGGACCGGCACACAGTGAAGTGCGGTTCGAATCGGGTGATTTTTTAATGTTCGGTCCTGAAACCCGCGGCATCCCGATGTCGATTTTAGACAACATGCCGATGGAACGGAAAATCCGCATTCCCATGACGGCAAACAGCCGCAGCATGAACCTGTCCAATTCCGTCGCCGTTGCGGTATACGAAGCCTGGCGCCAACTCGGTTATCAGGGAGCGGTGAATTTAACCCGTTAA
- the cls gene encoding cardiolipin synthase: protein MSFSLTWSEVLLALHFTVVVACAVRVLYRQRNTGSAFAWLVILLAFPMVGIIAYLLVGETRIGRRRLARTTEMIRFYQNFASDYLTDEQHFSADKELPESHQGIEKMVKKATGLAANQHNRMQLLTSTDDIINAMIADIQQAKLSCLLAFYIIEPEGRIDALLQAVLDAAKRGVRCVILADAIGSSRFFRSRWHNKLQTAGVFVEASLPIGLLRTLYTRNDLRNHRKILVVDYYIGYTGSFNLIDPRYFKKDSGVGEWVDVMMRCTGAVVLEMAAVLYADIAVESEENLQLVQHYLLRYEQTDMERIPAAAGDITAQVIPSAPEQDESIIYETILCAIHAATKRIVITTPYFVPNEPLLIALTTAARRGVDVTLILPEKVDSFMVRYASRAYFPLLLKHGIKIAQFKAGLLHAKTLVIDDDFSLFGTVNMDMRSFFLNLEISLAIYNRDMTTQIAALQQQYLADSRYINEMDRLFRQKWWGLVENIVRLVSPLL from the coding sequence ATGTCATTTTCGTTAACCTGGAGTGAAGTATTACTGGCGCTCCACTTTACCGTCGTCGTCGCTTGCGCCGTGCGGGTATTATACCGTCAGCGCAATACGGGTTCGGCTTTCGCCTGGCTAGTGATTTTGCTGGCATTTCCCATGGTGGGGATTATAGCTTATTTACTAGTGGGCGAAACCCGAATCGGCAGACGCCGTTTAGCCCGAACAACGGAAATGATTCGATTTTATCAAAACTTCGCCTCGGATTATTTAACGGACGAACAACATTTCAGTGCGGATAAAGAACTGCCCGAATCCCATCAAGGCATTGAAAAAATGGTAAAAAAAGCTACCGGATTAGCGGCAAATCAACATAACCGCATGCAACTGCTCACCTCTACCGACGACATCATCAATGCCATGATTGCCGATATTCAACAAGCTAAATTAAGCTGCCTGTTGGCTTTTTATATTATCGAACCGGAAGGCAGAATCGACGCCTTATTACAAGCGGTACTGGATGCCGCCAAACGCGGCGTACGTTGCGTCATTCTGGCGGACGCCATCGGCAGCAGCCGTTTTTTCCGCAGCCGATGGCATAATAAACTGCAAACTGCCGGCGTATTTGTAGAGGCCTCCCTGCCTATCGGGTTATTACGCACCCTTTATACCCGCAATGATCTGCGCAACCACCGCAAAATTCTGGTTGTCGATTACTATATCGGTTACACCGGCAGTTTTAACCTGATTGATCCCCGTTATTTCAAAAAAGATTCCGGTGTGGGCGAATGGGTGGACGTAATGATGCGCTGCACCGGCGCCGTCGTACTGGAAATGGCGGCGGTGCTGTATGCGGATATCGCCGTTGAGAGCGAAGAAAATCTGCAATTGGTACAACATTACCTGCTGCGTTACGAACAAACGGATATGGAAAGAATCCCGGCCGCTGCGGGCGATATCACTGCTCAGGTGATTCCCTCGGCACCGGAACAAGATGAAAGTATTATTTACGAAACCATTCTGTGCGCCATTCACGCCGCCACCAAACGGATTGTGATTACTACGCCGTATTTTGTACCGAACGAACCGCTGCTGATAGCTCTCACCACCGCGGCGCGACGCGGTGTGGACGTCACGCTGATTTTGCCGGAAAAAGTGGATTCCTTCATGGTGCGCTACGCTTCACGGGCTTATTTTCCGTTATTACTGAAACACGGCATTAAAATCGCGCAATTTAAAGCGGGATTATTACATGCCAAAACCCTGGTAATCGATGATGATTTCAGCCTGTTCGGCACCGTTAATATGGATATGCGCAGCTTTTTCCTGAATCTTGAAATCAGTCTGGCGATTTACAATCGGGATATGACGACCCAAATCGCCGCGTTGCAACAACAATACTTAGCCGACAGCCGTTACATTAACGAAATGGACCGGCTGTTCCGACAAAAATGGTGGGGGCTGGTGGAAAATATCGTACGGCTGGTCAGCCCGTTACTGTAA
- a CDS encoding NADPH-dependent F420 reductase, whose amino-acid sequence MTTISIFGKGNMGKVLAERFTQAGNQVTTVGRNENAKLGEIVIFAVPFAAVDDIINQYRNQLADKIVIDITNPVDFATMDDLVVPPDSSAAAVIAQKLPASAVIKAFNTNLAANIGSGKVADLAQTTVLLAGDCEQSKAKVTEVLNGSGLAVKDAGSLKRARELEALGFLQITLAVREQIGWTGGFALFA is encoded by the coding sequence ATGACAACGATTTCAATTTTCGGCAAAGGTAATATGGGTAAAGTGCTGGCGGAACGTTTCACGCAGGCCGGTAATCAAGTGACAACGGTCGGACGTAATGAGAATGCAAAACTGGGCGAAATCGTCATCTTTGCCGTCCCATTCGCAGCAGTTGATGATATTATCAACCAATATCGCAATCAATTAGCCGATAAAATTGTGATTGACATTACCAATCCGGTGGACTTCGCTACCATGGATGATTTGGTGGTGCCGCCCGACAGTTCTGCGGCTGCGGTTATCGCACAAAAATTACCGGCTTCAGCGGTAATCAAAGCGTTTAACACTAATTTGGCGGCGAATATCGGTTCCGGAAAAGTGGCCGATCTCGCTCAAACCACGGTGTTGCTCGCCGGTGATTGCGAACAATCCAAGGCAAAAGTAACCGAAGTTTTAAACGGTAGCGGTTTGGCGGTAAAAGATGCGGGTTCGCTCAAACGGGCGAGAGAATTGGAAGCTCTCGGTTTCTTGCAAATTACTCTTGCAGTGCGGGAACAAATCGGCTGGACAGGCGGTTTTGCGTTGTTTGCATAA
- a CDS encoding low molecular weight protein-tyrosine-phosphatase, translating into MRILFVCLGNICRSPMAEFMMRHKAKLAGLSDFIETDSAGTSGWHDGKDMHCGTADMLDLHKIGSTGFVSRKADVADWEHFDYIVAMDHQNLRDLQALFGKKSDKLFGIAELVPELQYDHIPDPWYTHNFQETYQLLDVCCDALLAKIRREHKL; encoded by the coding sequence ATTCGTATTCTGTTTGTCTGTTTAGGGAATATCTGCCGTTCTCCTATGGCGGAGTTTATGATGCGGCATAAAGCAAAATTAGCGGGATTGAGTGATTTTATCGAAACGGACAGTGCGGGAACATCGGGTTGGCATGACGGTAAGGATATGCATTGCGGCACGGCGGATATGCTGGATTTACATAAAATCGGCAGCACCGGTTTTGTCAGTCGCAAAGCGGACGTTGCGGATTGGGAACATTTCGACTATATCGTGGCGATGGATCATCAAAACCTGCGGGATTTGCAAGCGCTGTTCGGTAAAAAATCCGATAAATTATTCGGCATCGCCGAATTAGTCCCCGAGTTGCAATACGATCATATTCCCGATCCCTGGTACACCCATAATTTTCAGGAAACCTATCAGTTGTTAGACGTGTGCTGTGATGCCTTACTGGCAAAAATTCGACGCGAACATAAACTTTAA